The proteins below are encoded in one region of Streptomyces roseirectus:
- the dxr gene encoding 1-deoxy-D-xylulose-5-phosphate reductoisomerase encodes MTDSPAPLADPHLVFDPVAGDGPKDVVILGSTGSIGTQAIDLVLRNPDRFRVTALSAHGARVALLAEQARRLRVRTVAVAREDVVPALREALAAEYGDGEPLPEILAGPDAATQVAASDCHTVLNGITGSIGLAPTLAALEAGRTLALANKESLIVGGPLVKALAEPGQIIPVDSEHAALFQSLASGTRADVRKLVVTASGGPFRGRTKEQLAHVTVEDALAHPTWAMGPVITINSATLVNKGLEVIEAHLLYDIPFDRIEVVVHPQSYVHSMVEFTDGSTIAQATPPDMRGPIAIGLGWPLRVPDAAPAFDWSKASTWEFFPLDDEAFPSVNLARHVGELAGTAPAVFNAANEESVEAFRRGALPFNGIMETVTRVVEEHGVPGTSLTVADVLEAETWARARARELTATAEARA; translated from the coding sequence ATGACCGACAGTCCAGCCCCTCTCGCCGATCCACATCTCGTCTTCGACCCCGTCGCGGGCGACGGGCCCAAGGACGTGGTGATCCTCGGCTCCACCGGGTCGATCGGCACCCAGGCCATCGATCTGGTCCTGCGCAACCCGGACCGTTTCAGGGTGACCGCCCTGTCCGCGCACGGCGCCCGGGTCGCCCTGCTCGCCGAGCAGGCCCGCCGGCTGCGGGTGCGGACCGTCGCGGTGGCCCGCGAGGACGTCGTCCCGGCCCTGCGCGAAGCCCTCGCGGCCGAGTACGGCGACGGCGAACCGCTGCCCGAGATCCTGGCCGGCCCGGACGCGGCCACACAGGTCGCCGCCTCCGACTGCCACACCGTCCTGAACGGCATCACCGGCTCCATCGGCCTCGCCCCCACGCTCGCCGCCCTGGAGGCCGGCCGCACGCTGGCGCTGGCCAACAAGGAGTCGCTGATCGTCGGCGGCCCCCTGGTGAAGGCGCTGGCCGAGCCCGGTCAGATCATCCCCGTCGACTCCGAGCACGCGGCCCTGTTCCAGTCGCTCGCCTCGGGCACCCGCGCCGACGTCCGCAAGCTCGTCGTCACCGCCTCCGGCGGGCCGTTCCGGGGGCGGACGAAGGAGCAGCTGGCCCACGTCACCGTCGAGGACGCCCTCGCGCACCCCACCTGGGCGATGGGCCCGGTCATCACGATCAACTCGGCGACCCTGGTCAACAAGGGACTGGAGGTCATCGAGGCGCACCTCCTCTACGACATTCCCTTCGACCGCATTGAGGTGGTCGTGCATCCCCAGTCGTATGTCCACTCGATGGTTGAGTTCACGGACGGATCGACGATCGCCCAGGCGACACCCCCCGACATGCGCGGGCCCATCGCCATCGGGCTCGGCTGGCCCCTGCGCGTCCCCGACGCGGCGCCCGCCTTCGACTGGAGCAAGGCGTCCACCTGGGAGTTCTTCCCGCTGGACGACGAAGCCTTTCCCTCGGTGAACCTCGCCCGGCACGTGGGCGAGCTCGCGGGGACGGCCCCGGCGGTGTTCAATGCCGCCAACGAGGAGAGCGTGGAGGCGTTCCGCAGGGGCGCGCTGCCGTTCAACGGCATCATGGAGACCGTCACCCGTGTGGTGGAAGAACACGGCGTGCCGGGAACTTCACTCACCGTGGCGGACGTCCTCGAAGCAGAGACCTGGGCACGGGCCCGGGCCAGAGAACTGACGGCGACCGCGGAGGCTCGCGCATGA
- a CDS encoding GNAT family N-acetyltransferase, protein MDLVIGPLDLAAHVDEALSVQAIAFGLAPDEVAVRRQIVLRHMTNPGARALGATTPEGRLAGFVYGMPNDRSHWWSTVVEPYLRALGNAHWLDDSFVITELHVHPAYQNRGAGRALITAITDDAPQPRSILSAIDIDSPARGLYRSLGYHDLARRVLFPSAPRPYAVMGAPLPLRRRSTDFRPPRADG, encoded by the coding sequence ATGGACCTGGTGATCGGCCCCCTGGACCTCGCGGCCCACGTCGACGAGGCGCTGTCGGTCCAGGCGATCGCATTCGGCCTGGCCCCCGACGAAGTGGCCGTACGACGTCAGATCGTCCTGCGCCACATGACCAACCCCGGCGCGCGGGCCCTCGGCGCCACCACCCCCGAGGGCCGCCTCGCGGGCTTCGTGTACGGCATGCCGAACGACCGCTCCCACTGGTGGTCCACCGTCGTCGAGCCCTACCTCAGAGCCCTCGGCAACGCCCACTGGCTGGACGACTCCTTCGTCATCACCGAACTCCACGTCCACCCGGCGTACCAGAACCGGGGCGCCGGCCGCGCCCTGATCACCGCGATCACGGACGACGCCCCACAGCCCCGCTCGATCCTCTCCGCGATCGACATCGACAGCCCGGCGAGGGGCCTGTACCGCTCGCTCGGCTACCACGACCTGGCCCGCCGCGTCCTCTTCCCGAGCGCCCCCCGCCCCTACGCCGTGATGGGCGCCCCCCTGCCCCTGCGGCGGCGGAGTACGGATTTCCGACCACCCAGGGCCGACGGTTAA
- a CDS encoding proline--tRNA ligase, translating into MANAPVQRMSQLMAKTLRDDPADAEVLSHKLLVRAGYVRRTAAGIWSWLPLGKKVLANVERIVREEMDAIGAQEVLLPALLPREPYEATGRWDEYGAELFRLQDRKGGDYLLGPTHEEIFTLLVKDQASSYKDLPVILYQIQHKYRDEARPRAGILRGREFLMKDSYSFDTEDEGLAHSYALHREAYQKVFARLGLDYRICAATAGAMGGSKSEEFLAPAEAGEDTFADCPNCDFAANTEAVNFPLTPQEPTAPALEEIPTPDTPTIETLAAALGVPASATLKNLLVKVDGEIVAVGVPGDREVDLGKVEAHFAPATVELVTAEDFTGRPDLVRGYVGPQGRQEKLKYIADPRVAPGTAWITGANKDQTHAKNVVAGRDFEVDEYVDVVVVQEGDPCPACGTGLKLDRAIEIGHIFQLGRKYADALKLDVLGQHGKPVRVTMGSYGIGVSRAVAALAEQTADDKGLCWPAEVAPADVHVVAAGKALQTELALDVSEKLREAGLRVLVDDRAGVSPGVKFTDSELIGVPQILVAGRRAAEGVLELKDRRTGEREELTVDEAIARLTA; encoded by the coding sequence ATGGCGAACGCACCGGTCCAGCGCATGTCCCAGCTGATGGCGAAAACACTGCGCGACGACCCGGCCGACGCCGAGGTCCTGAGCCACAAGCTCCTGGTCCGCGCCGGCTACGTGCGCCGCACCGCCGCCGGCATCTGGTCCTGGCTGCCGCTCGGCAAGAAGGTCCTGGCCAACGTCGAGCGCATCGTCCGCGAGGAGATGGACGCCATCGGCGCCCAGGAGGTCCTGCTCCCCGCCCTGCTGCCCCGGGAACCCTACGAGGCGACCGGCCGTTGGGACGAGTACGGGGCGGAGCTGTTCCGCCTCCAGGACCGTAAGGGAGGCGACTACCTGCTGGGCCCGACGCACGAGGAGATCTTCACCCTCCTGGTGAAGGACCAGGCGTCGTCGTACAAGGACCTGCCCGTCATCCTCTACCAGATCCAGCACAAGTACCGTGACGAGGCCCGCCCCCGTGCCGGCATCCTGCGCGGCCGCGAGTTCCTGATGAAGGACTCCTACTCCTTCGACACGGAGGACGAGGGCCTGGCCCACTCCTACGCCCTGCACCGCGAGGCGTACCAGAAGGTCTTCGCCCGCCTCGGCCTCGACTACCGCATCTGCGCGGCGACCGCCGGCGCGATGGGCGGCTCCAAGTCCGAGGAGTTCCTGGCCCCCGCCGAGGCCGGCGAGGACACCTTCGCGGACTGCCCGAACTGCGACTTCGCCGCGAACACGGAGGCGGTGAACTTCCCCCTGACCCCGCAGGAGCCCACCGCCCCCGCGCTGGAGGAGATCCCCACCCCCGACACCCCGACGATCGAGACCCTGGCCGCCGCCCTCGGCGTCCCCGCCTCCGCGACCCTGAAGAACCTGCTGGTCAAGGTGGACGGCGAGATCGTCGCCGTCGGCGTCCCCGGTGACCGCGAGGTCGACCTCGGCAAGGTCGAGGCCCACTTCGCCCCCGCGACCGTCGAACTGGTCACCGCCGAGGACTTCACCGGCCGCCCCGACCTGGTCCGCGGCTACGTCGGACCCCAGGGCCGGCAGGAGAAGCTGAAGTACATCGCCGACCCGCGCGTCGCCCCCGGCACCGCCTGGATCACCGGCGCCAACAAGGACCAGACGCACGCGAAGAACGTCGTCGCGGGCCGCGACTTCGAGGTGGACGAGTACGTCGACGTCGTGGTCGTCCAGGAGGGCGACCCCTGCCCCGCCTGTGGCACCGGCCTCAAGCTCGACCGCGCCATCGAGATCGGCCACATCTTCCAGCTCGGCCGCAAGTACGCCGACGCCCTCAAGCTCGACGTCCTCGGCCAGCACGGCAAGCCCGTCCGCGTCACCATGGGCTCCTACGGCATCGGCGTCTCCCGCGCCGTCGCCGCGCTCGCCGAGCAGACCGCCGACGACAAGGGGCTGTGCTGGCCCGCCGAGGTCGCCCCGGCCGACGTCCACGTCGTCGCCGCGGGCAAGGCCCTCCAGACGGAACTCGCCCTGGACGTCTCGGAGAAGCTGCGCGAGGCCGGACTGCGGGTCCTCGTCGACGACCGCGCGGGGGTCTCGCCGGGCGTCAAGTTCACCGACTCCGAGCTGATCGGCGTCCCGCAGATCCTCGTCGCCGGCCGGCGGGCCGCCGAGGGCGTCCTCGAGCTGAAGGACCGCAGGACCGGTGAGCGCGAGGAACTGACGGTGGACGAGGCGATCGCCCGCCTGACCGCCTGA
- a CDS encoding M50 family metallopeptidase — translation MTALMMILGIVVFVLGLLFSIAWHELGHFTFAKLFGIRVPQFMVGFGPTVWSRKKGETEYGVKAIPMGGYIRMIGMFPPGEDGRVSTRSTSPWRTMIEDARSASMEEIRPGDETRMMYTRKPWKRVIIMAAGPVQNLILAVVLFLTVLMGFGISQQTTTVSSVSQCVINQSENRDTCKAGDAPSPAAAAGLKAGDKIVSFAGVRTEKWDSLSDLIRASADKTVPIVVQRDGKEVTLHATIAENQVAKKDSDGQIVQGQFVKAGFLGFSAATGIVKQDFGDSVTWMGDRVGEAADSIVALPGKIPALWDAAFDGGKREADSPMGVVGAARVGGEIFTLDIPASQQLAMALMLVAGFNLSLFLFNMLPLLPLDGGHIAGALWESLRRGLARVLRRPDPGPFDVAKLMPLAYVVAGVFICFTILVLIADVVNPVKIS, via the coding sequence ATGACCGCTCTGATGATGATCCTCGGCATAGTCGTCTTCGTGCTCGGGCTGCTGTTCTCGATCGCGTGGCACGAACTGGGGCACTTCACCTTCGCCAAGCTCTTCGGCATCCGCGTGCCGCAGTTCATGGTCGGCTTCGGACCGACCGTCTGGTCCCGCAAGAAGGGCGAGACCGAGTACGGCGTCAAGGCCATCCCCATGGGCGGCTACATCCGCATGATCGGCATGTTCCCGCCCGGCGAGGACGGCCGCGTCTCCACCCGGTCCACGTCCCCGTGGCGCACGATGATCGAGGACGCCCGCTCGGCCTCCATGGAGGAGATCCGCCCCGGGGACGAGACGCGGATGATGTACACGCGCAAGCCCTGGAAGCGCGTCATCATCATGGCCGCCGGCCCCGTCCAGAACCTGATCCTCGCGGTCGTCCTCTTCCTCACCGTCCTCATGGGCTTCGGGATCTCCCAGCAGACCACCACCGTCAGCTCGGTCTCCCAGTGCGTCATCAACCAGAGCGAGAACCGCGACACCTGCAAGGCCGGGGACGCGCCCTCGCCGGCCGCCGCCGCCGGCCTCAAGGCGGGCGACAAGATCGTCTCCTTCGCCGGCGTACGGACCGAGAAGTGGGACTCCCTCTCCGACCTCATCCGCGCCAGCGCCGACAAGACCGTCCCGATCGTCGTCCAGCGCGACGGCAAGGAGGTCACCCTCCACGCGACGATCGCCGAGAACCAGGTCGCCAAGAAGGACTCCGACGGCCAGATCGTCCAGGGCCAGTTCGTCAAGGCCGGCTTCCTCGGCTTCAGCGCCGCCACCGGCATCGTCAAGCAGGACTTCGGCGACTCCGTGACCTGGATGGGCGACCGCGTCGGCGAGGCCGCCGACTCCATCGTCGCCCTCCCCGGCAAGATCCCCGCGCTGTGGGACGCCGCGTTCGACGGGGGCAAGCGCGAGGCCGACTCCCCGATGGGCGTCGTCGGCGCGGCCCGCGTCGGGGGCGAGATCTTCACCCTCGACATCCCCGCCTCCCAGCAGCTCGCCATGGCGCTCATGCTGGTCGCCGGCTTCAACCTCTCCCTGTTCCTCTTCAACATGCTCCCGCTGCTCCCGCTCGACGGCGGACACATCGCGGGCGCGCTCTGGGAATCGCTGCGGCGGGGTCTCGCGCGCGTGCTGCGCCGCCCCGACCCCGGGCCCTTCGACGTCGCCAAGCTCATGCCGCTCGCCTACGTCGTCGCCGGGGTGTTCATCTGCTTCACGATCCTCGTGCTCATCGCGGACGTGGTGAACCCGGTGAAAATCTCCTAG
- a CDS encoding lamin tail domain-containing protein — translation MRVKHLCAAFGGAALLFGTAFSTPAQAAGGGVELYHVWFDSPGKDTRTNASLNAEWVQIKNTSKRAVNVKGWVLKDASNHKYVFKNITVGAGRTVKVHTGSGRDTAADTFQNRKAYVWNNDGDTATLTRANGSKVDSCSWTKRTKDHKWC, via the coding sequence ATGCGCGTGAAGCACCTTTGTGCTGCTTTCGGCGGCGCCGCTCTGCTCTTCGGCACCGCTTTCTCGACCCCGGCCCAGGCGGCCGGCGGGGGCGTCGAGCTGTACCACGTCTGGTTCGACAGCCCCGGCAAGGACACCCGCACCAACGCGAGCCTCAACGCGGAGTGGGTCCAGATCAAGAACACCAGCAAGAGGGCCGTCAACGTGAAGGGGTGGGTCCTCAAGGACGCCTCCAACCACAAGTACGTCTTCAAGAACATCACCGTCGGCGCGGGCCGGACCGTCAAGGTCCACACCGGCTCCGGCAGGGACACCGCCGCCGACACCTTCCAGAACCGCAAGGCGTACGTCTGGAACAACGACGGTGACACCGCGACCCTGACGAGGGCGAACGGGTCGAAGGTGGACTCGTGTTCGTGGACGAAGAGGACGAAGGACCACAAGTGGTGCTGA
- the rimP gene encoding ribosome maturation factor RimP: MSTTQSERLRELLEPLVTSQGLDLEEIAVETVGRKRVLRVVVDSDTGADLDAVADVSRALSAKLDETNAMGDAAYDLEVGTPGAERPLKEHRHYVRAVDRLVKFQLTEGGEVTARILTVDDDGLDVQVPGVKGRKPTARRLAFTEIDKARVQVEFNRKDSKSSEDSFEDSNEKEEEA; this comes from the coding sequence ATGAGCACCACCCAGAGCGAGAGGCTGCGAGAGCTCCTGGAACCGCTCGTCACCTCGCAGGGGCTGGACCTCGAAGAGATCGCCGTGGAGACCGTGGGCCGCAAGCGTGTGCTGCGCGTCGTCGTCGACTCGGACACCGGGGCCGACCTGGACGCCGTCGCCGATGTGAGCCGCGCGCTCTCGGCGAAGCTCGACGAGACGAACGCGATGGGTGACGCCGCCTACGACCTGGAGGTCGGCACCCCCGGCGCCGAGCGCCCCCTCAAGGAGCACCGGCACTACGTGCGCGCGGTCGACCGGCTGGTGAAGTTCCAGCTCACCGAGGGCGGCGAGGTCACCGCCCGCATCCTCACCGTGGACGACGACGGCCTCGACGTGCAGGTGCCCGGCGTGAAGGGCCGCAAGCCCACCGCCCGCAGGCTCGCCTTCACCGAGATCGACAAGGCCCGCGTCCAGGTCGAGTTCAACCGCAAAGACAGCAAGAGCTCCGAAGACAGCTTCGAAGACAGCAACGAGAAGGAAGAGGAGGCGTAG
- the ispG gene encoding flavodoxin-dependent (E)-4-hydroxy-3-methylbut-2-enyl-diphosphate synthase, translated as MTAISLGMPSVPTKVAERRKSRQIQVGSVAVGGDAPVSVQSMTTTRTSDIGATLQQIAELTASGCQIVRVACPTQDDADALATIARKSQIPVIADIHFQPKYVFAAIEAGCAAVRVNPGNIKQFDDKVREIAKAANDHGTPIRIGVNAGSLDRRLLQKYGKATPEALVESALWEASLFEEHDFRDIKISVKHNDPVVMIEAYRQLAAQCDYPLHLGVTEAGPAFQGTIKSAVAFGALLSQGIGDTIRVSLSAPPVEEVKVGNQILESLNLKQRGLEIVSCPSCGRAQVDVYKLAEEVTAGLTGMEVPLRVAVMGCVVNGPGEAREADLGVASGNGKGQIFVKGEVIKTVPESKIVETLIDEALKLAEKMQSEGTLPSGEPTVSVAG; from the coding sequence ATGACTGCGATTTCTCTCGGCATGCCGTCCGTTCCGACCAAGGTCGCCGAGCGGCGCAAGAGCAGGCAGATCCAGGTCGGGTCGGTCGCGGTGGGCGGGGACGCGCCGGTGTCCGTGCAGTCCATGACGACGACGCGGACGTCCGACATCGGGGCGACGCTCCAGCAGATCGCCGAGCTGACCGCGTCCGGCTGCCAGATCGTGCGTGTGGCCTGTCCCACGCAGGACGACGCGGACGCGCTCGCGACGATCGCCCGGAAGTCGCAGATCCCCGTCATCGCGGACATCCACTTCCAGCCCAAGTACGTGTTCGCCGCGATCGAGGCGGGCTGCGCGGCCGTCCGCGTCAACCCCGGGAACATCAAGCAGTTCGACGACAAGGTGCGGGAGATCGCCAAGGCCGCGAACGATCACGGGACGCCGATCCGGATCGGCGTCAACGCCGGGTCCCTGGACCGGAGGCTGCTCCAGAAGTACGGCAAGGCGACGCCGGAGGCGCTGGTCGAGTCCGCGCTGTGGGAGGCGTCGCTGTTCGAGGAGCACGACTTCCGGGACATCAAGATCTCCGTCAAGCACAACGACCCCGTCGTCATGATCGAGGCGTACCGGCAGCTCGCCGCGCAGTGCGACTACCCGCTCCACCTCGGGGTCACCGAGGCGGGGCCCGCCTTCCAGGGCACGATCAAGTCCGCCGTCGCCTTCGGCGCGCTGCTCTCCCAGGGGATCGGTGACACCATCCGGGTCTCCCTCTCCGCGCCTCCCGTCGAGGAGGTCAAGGTCGGCAACCAGATCCTCGAATCCCTCAACCTCAAGCAGCGTGGCCTTGAGATCGTCTCCTGCCCCTCCTGCGGGCGGGCCCAGGTCGACGTCTACAAACTCGCCGAAGAGGTCACCGCCGGCCTCACCGGCATGGAGGTCCCGCTCCGCGTCGCCGTCATGGGCTGCGTCGTCAACGGGCCCGGCGAAGCCCGCGAAGCCGACCTCGGCGTCGCCTCCGGCAACGGCAAGGGCCAGATCTTCGTCAAGGGCGAGGTCATCAAAACGGTCCCGGAATCCAAGATCGTGGAAACCTTGATCGACGAAGCCCTGAAGCTGGCCGAAAAAATGCAGTCCGAAGGCACCCTCCCCTCCGGCGAACCCACAGTCTCCGTAGCCGGCTGA
- a CDS encoding ferritin-like domain-containing protein has protein sequence MSAELDAVQAALAAEHAAVYGYGVVGGQAGEARRAEARAAWDAHRARRDALARAVRDLGGEPVAASAGYALPFPVDGPDAAVRLAARLEERICGVYSDLVRATSGDRRKDAAGALREAAVRAVRWGGGSVAFPGLAERGVSPSG, from the coding sequence ATGAGCGCGGAGTTGGACGCCGTCCAGGCGGCGCTGGCCGCGGAGCACGCGGCGGTCTACGGGTACGGGGTGGTCGGCGGGCAGGCCGGGGAGGCCCGGCGGGCGGAGGCGCGGGCCGCGTGGGACGCTCATCGGGCCCGGCGGGACGCCCTCGCGCGGGCCGTGCGCGACCTCGGGGGCGAGCCGGTCGCCGCGAGCGCCGGGTACGCGCTGCCGTTCCCGGTGGACGGGCCCGACGCGGCCGTCCGGCTCGCCGCCCGGTTGGAGGAGCGGATCTGCGGGGTCTACTCCGACCTGGTGCGGGCCACGTCCGGGGACCGGCGCAAGGACGCCGCCGGGGCGCTGCGGGAGGCCGCGGTGCGGGCGGTGCGGTGGGGCGGGGGCAGCGTAGCCTTCCCTGGGCTCGCCGAGCGCGGGGTGAGTCCGTCGGGTTGA
- a CDS encoding GNAT family N-acetyltransferase — protein sequence MLTHTTSRVLEPSDLDAALAVLGREPVANAFVTSRVQVAGLDPWRLGGEMWGWYESGMLTSLCYAGANLVPICATPRAVRAFADRARRAGRRCSSIVGPAEPTSQLWRLLEPHWGPARDVRAHQPLMVTDRMPADITPDPYVRRVRKDEMETILPACVAMFTEEVGVSPLAGDGGLLYQARVAELVGTGRSFARLDDHGRVVFKAEIGAATRDACQIQGVWVAPEYRGMGVAAPGMAAVLRYALADVAPVVSLYVNDFNTPARRTYRRVGFQEVGAFMSVLF from the coding sequence GTGCTGACCCACACCACCTCCCGGGTCCTCGAACCGAGCGACCTGGACGCAGCTCTCGCCGTCCTGGGCAGAGAGCCGGTCGCGAACGCGTTCGTGACGTCGAGGGTGCAGGTCGCGGGACTCGACCCCTGGCGGCTGGGCGGCGAGATGTGGGGCTGGTACGAATCCGGCATGCTGACGTCCCTGTGCTACGCGGGCGCGAACCTCGTCCCGATCTGCGCCACCCCCCGAGCCGTCCGCGCGTTCGCGGACCGGGCGAGGAGAGCGGGCCGGCGCTGCTCGTCGATCGTGGGCCCGGCGGAGCCGACGTCCCAGCTGTGGCGCCTGCTGGAACCCCACTGGGGCCCGGCGAGGGACGTCCGCGCCCACCAGCCCCTGATGGTCACCGACCGCATGCCGGCGGACATCACCCCCGACCCCTACGTCCGCCGCGTCCGCAAGGACGAGATGGAAACGATCCTGCCGGCGTGCGTGGCGATGTTCACCGAGGAGGTCGGCGTCTCCCCGCTGGCCGGCGACGGCGGCCTCCTCTACCAGGCGAGGGTCGCCGAACTCGTCGGCACGGGCCGCTCCTTCGCCCGCCTCGACGACCACGGCAGGGTCGTCTTCAAGGCCGAGATCGGCGCCGCGACGAGGGACGCCTGCCAGATCCAGGGCGTGTGGGTGGCCCCCGAGTACCGCGGCATGGGCGTCGCCGCCCCCGGCATGGCCGCCGTCCTGCGCTACGCCCTCGCCGACGTCGCCCCCGTGGTCAGCCTGTACGTCAACGACTTCAACACGCCCGCGAGAAGGACCTACCGAAGGGTCGGCTTCCAGGAGGTCGGCGCGTTCATGAGCGTGCTGTTCTGA
- a CDS encoding aminoglycoside phosphotransferase family protein translates to MPHIEPPQRLVRALSESVPGTAASAWLEGLPSAVERGVAACGVTVERVQVPGGRSSLVVLVRRGDGSPAVLKIAPERFRPAAELAALVHWGGLGAVQVLAGAGDGVLLLERLRPDVSVRTLPEAKATLEAAGALRRLWVEPPAGWGEVFESVTERTGRQAAAMRGAGQADAEVSALVDAALAVREELVASAPEERLLHGTFRQSKVLAGERSPWLAVGPDPVVGECAFDLARLVRDRVEDLVGSPSGAAIARRRVKKLAEVLEVDQDRLRGWVLFRAVESGVRARRVGRDRDAELLLEFASWLS, encoded by the coding sequence ATGCCGCACATCGAACCGCCCCAGCGGTTGGTCCGGGCGCTCTCCGAGAGCGTGCCGGGGACTGCCGCCTCGGCCTGGCTGGAGGGGTTGCCCTCCGCCGTCGAGCGGGGCGTCGCCGCGTGCGGGGTGACCGTCGAGCGGGTCCAGGTGCCCGGCGGGCGCAGCAGTCTCGTCGTCCTCGTGCGGCGGGGGGACGGGAGTCCCGCTGTGCTGAAGATCGCGCCGGAGCGGTTCCGGCCCGCCGCCGAGCTGGCCGCGCTGGTGCACTGGGGCGGGCTCGGGGCCGTCCAGGTGCTGGCGGGGGCCGGGGACGGGGTGCTGCTGCTGGAGCGGCTTCGGCCCGACGTCTCCGTGCGGACCCTGCCGGAGGCCAAGGCGACGCTGGAGGCGGCGGGGGCGCTGCGGCGGCTGTGGGTGGAGCCGCCCGCCGGGTGGGGCGAGGTGTTCGAGAGCGTCACCGAGCGGACCGGGCGGCAGGCGGCGGCCATGCGCGGGGCCGGGCAGGCGGACGCGGAGGTCTCCGCGCTGGTCGACGCGGCGCTCGCGGTGCGGGAGGAGCTGGTCGCGTCCGCGCCCGAGGAGCGGCTGCTGCACGGGACGTTCCGGCAGAGCAAGGTGCTGGCCGGGGAGCGGTCGCCGTGGCTGGCCGTGGGGCCGGATCCGGTGGTGGGCGAGTGCGCGTTCGATCTGGCGCGGCTGGTCCGGGACCGGGTCGAGGATCTGGTGGGGTCGCCGTCGGGGGCCGCCATCGCCCGGCGGCGGGTGAAGAAGCTGGCGGAGGTCCTGGAGGTGGACCAGGACCGGCTGCGGGGGTGGGTGCTGTTCCGGGCCGTGGAGTCGGGGGTGCGGGCGCGGAGGGTCGGGCGGGACCGGGACGCGGAACTGCTGCTGGAGTTCGCGTCCTGGCTCTCCTGA